The window CGTACGACACGATCGGCGTGCCGTCCTTCGCCCGGCCTTCCTGGATCGCCCACAGGGTGTCCCCCGCATCCGACTCGATCAGCGCGTTCGCGGTGAGCGGCACCGACCAGTCGCCGTCTTCCTCTGGGGTGATGGGGACCGGCCGCACGAGCTCGCCCGACAACGACGCCACGTAGCCGACCGCGGGCTTGCCCGTCACGTCCACCAGCGTGGCCAGCATCTCCACCCGCGCAGGGCTGGCCGACCCGATCAGTTTCCCGGTCACCGTGGTCATCGCTTCGTCTCCTAGTCGCGGCGGTTCAGCAAGCCGAGCGGCAGCAGTGCCGGCGACGTGTCGTTCGGTTCGTCGGGGGACTGCGAGGGGCTGGGTGAGGGATCGGGGTCCGGTGGGGTGGTCGGCCCGGAGGTCTGCGTGCACCGGTAGCGCGGGTTGTCGGGGTCGAAGTCGTCGACCGGCACGCACCGGTAGGTGGCGCCGTCCTGGCCGGTGTACGTCCACTCCGACGGCGGGGCCCCGTTCTGCCCGTCGGATCCGTCCTGGCCATCCTGACCGTCCTGCCCCGGGGCGCCGGTGGCGTCCTGCCCGGGAGGTCCGGTGGGTCCGGGCACGGTGGAGTCCGCGCCAGCGGGTCCGATCGGTCCTGCGGGTCCTTGTGGGCCTGGGCTGGGGGTGATGGTCGGGGCGTCCTTCCCGTCGGCACCTGACGGTCCCCGCGGTCCGGGAGGGCCGCTCTCCCCCACACCAGCCTGGCCAGGGTCTCCCCGAGACCCGGGAGGCCCCGCCACCGGGGTCTCCCCCAACGACTCCACCTGCTGCGCCAGCGCATCGCGTGCGTCGTTGGCCTCCGACAGGTCCCGCGACAGGATCAGGAAGCCCGTCAGTACCGCCGCCAGCGCGGCCGACGCGAACACCGCGGCGAACACCGACAGATAGTTACCGCGCCGACGCCGCTTCCTGGCCTCCGCGCGCATCTCGGAGCGGGATGTCGGCGCCGGCACCGTGGGTCCGGTGGTGGTCTTCATGCCTTACCTCCGGCCACGAAGAGCACCACCGGAAGGATCAGGCCCAGCAGCGGCACGATGACCGACGCGACTAGCCACCGACGGGTCTGCGTGACCCGGTCGGCGTCGGCCTGCCGCTGCCGCTGCACTTCCTGAACTCCTTTCGCCAGATCCTCGATCGCTTTGACCATCGCGGCCTTCTCCACGGCGTAGACATCCGCGCTGACCAGCCGGTCAAGGCGGGAGTTGATCTGCGCCATGTCGTCTCGTACGTCGCCCCGCAGGGCCTGGATGAGCCGTCCAAGCTCTCCCAACGACGGCTCATCCGCCATGTCCTGCTCCGGTGGGGGGTGTAGGGAAGGGGACCGGTCAGGCGGTGTGCTGGCCGGCGTTCTTCGTCAGCGGGCTGGACTGCTCGAGCGACAGCGCAGGTACAGGCGCCGTTACTTCGCGGCGCAGGGCCAGGGCCACGGCGCTCTCCACGACGAGCATCCACAGGGCCTGCTGCTCTGCGGTGAAGTCCAGTCCGAAGCCGAGGAACAGGGCGAGAACGGCTTGGGCGAGGTTCACGATGGCTGCGGCTGCAGCGCCGGTTCGCAGCACGATCGCTTCTGTGAGGGCTACCGCGCCGGACAGGACGGCCATGATGACGGCCTGCTGCTCCGCGGTGACGTCCATCCCGTACGCGGAGCTGAGCTTCAGCACGACGGCAACGAAGGCGAGCAGGTAGACCGGCTCGCGCCCGAGTATCTTCACGGGTTTCTCCTGGTGGGGTGGTGGGTGTGGTGAGGGGTGGTCAGACGTTCGGGACCTTGAGGGCGTCCCACGAGGTCTTGCCAGGGAATCCGTCGGCGTCGGAGCCCGTGTAGCCGAGCTTCTTCTGCCAGCGCCGGTAGGACTCCCGATCGGTGTTGGTCCAGTTCGGACCCGGTCCGGATCGATAGGCGCCGCAGCCTTCGGCGACCAGGCGGCGTCCCATCGCGGTGATTACGGCCGAGTGGCGGCCGCCGTGGAAGAACGCCTTGCCGGGGAACGGCTCGTACGCAGGCTTCGTGGGGGTGGTGGGCTTGGTCGGCGCTGCGGGCTTGGTCGGGGTGCCGGGCTTCGTCTCCACGACGGGCTTGCCCGGCACGATCGTCGTGTCGATCGCCCCCGGATCCCAATGTGAGTTGCCGGGCACGTGCCCGTGCCCGTAATGGCCGCCCTTCCCCTCCCACGTGGCGCGCGAGCGGGAGCCCTTCGCCACCTCGGC of the Streptomyces sp. NBC_00878 genome contains:
- a CDS encoding peptidoglycan-binding protein, whose amino-acid sequence is MDTPGHPPRVVWHTTESPAGGGYFASVAAYLIRVGAEPQVIYCPVTDKLGQFGPLTQSGRALKNDGTRRTNREGKVCIQVEVLGRAASPWTRNFDPAKKPNFRKLLAAARAHGVPDVWPAGKPKGTAAEVAKGSRSRATWEGKGGHYGHGHVPGNSHWDPGAIDTTIVPGKPVVETKPGTPTKPAAPTKPTTPTKPAYEPFPGKAFFHGGRHSAVITAMGRRLVAEGCGAYRSGPGPNWTNTDRESYRRWQKKLGYTGSDADGFPGKTSWDALKVPNV